In Esox lucius isolate fEsoLuc1 chromosome 6, fEsoLuc1.pri, whole genome shotgun sequence, the following proteins share a genomic window:
- the ccnj gene encoding cyclin-J has product MELESQWWKGQLAGDIYQALRYKELKLPSYKGQSPQLNLRRYFADLIAIVSNRYRLCPTARHLAVYLLDLFMDRYDITVQQLHMVALSCLLLASKFEEREDRVPKLDTLNSLGCMSSMNLVLTKQGLLHLELLLLETFQWNLYLPTAAHFIEYYLSIAVTEADLHDGWPMTCLEKTVLYMTKYTDYFLEVSLQDHVFLRFAPSLVAAACVAASRIVLRLSPSWPPRLQRLTAYSWDSIVPCVEKMLIAHDSDVKEANKQKCQQPGQMGYLNSCQTTSIIPPQYLHQANIQYPQQPALAPGHCPTTYMSHNSTLPGPGAPPHSHTQAISTALDGKVNNPSIAYQVNMHYPCAAPCFER; this is encoded by the exons ATGGAGCTTGAGAGCCAATGGTGGAAAGGACAACTTGCTGGAGATATATACCAGGCTCTGCGCTATAAA gaacTCAAGTTGCCATCCTACAAAGGCCAGTCCCCACAGCTTAATCTCAGGCGCTACTTTGCAGACCTCATAGCCATCGTAAGCAATCGCTACCGGCTGTGTCCAACAGCCAGACACCTCGCTGTCTACCTACTGGACCTTTTCATGGACCGCTATGATATAACTGTGCAACAGCTCCACATGGTTGCACTCTCTTGCCTGCTTTTGGCTA GCAAgtttgaggagagagaggaccgGGTTCCTAAGCTAGACACGCTTAACAGCCTGGGATGCATGAGTTCCATGAACCTGGTGCTGACCAAACAGGGCCTTCTGCACTTGGAGCTTCTCCTGTTGGAAACTTTCCAGTGGAACCTGTACCTGCCCACAGCTGCACATTTCATAGAGTACTACCTGTCCATTGCTGTCACAGAGGCAGACCTCCATGATGGCTGGCCCATGACGTGCCTGGAGAAGACCGTACTCTACATGACAAAGTACACAGACTATTTCCTGGAAGTCTCCCTTCAAG ATCATGTGTTTCTAAGGTTCGCCCCCTCCCTGGTGGCAGCTGCCTGTGTGGCAGCGTCCCGCATCGTCCTGCGCCTGTCCCCATCCTGGCCACCTAGGCTTCAGCGCCTTACGGCATACTCCTGGGATTCTATTGTCCCCTGTGTGGAAAAAATGCTCAT TGCTCATGACAGTGATGTGAAAGAGGCCAACAAGCAGAAGTGCCAGCAGCCTGGGCAGATGGGGTATCTTAACTCTTGCCAGACAACCTCCATTATACCTCCTCAGTACCTGCACCAGGCCAACATCCAGTACCCACAGCAGCCTGCGCTAGCCCCTGGCCACTGCCCAACGACCTACATGTCCCACAATTCCACTCTGCCGGGCCCTGGCGCCCCACCCCACAGCCACACCCAGGCCATTTCTACTGCTCTGGATGGCAAGGTCAACAATCCAAGCATAGCCTATCAGGTCAATATGCACTACCCATGTGCTGCTCCCTGCTTTGAAAGGTGA